DNA from Streptomyces luteogriseus:
GGTCAGCCCGAGCAAGGGGTTCTTCCACTGCTTCGGCTGCCAGGAGGGCGGCGACACCATCACGTTCGTGATGAAGATCGACCACCTCACCTTCTCGGAGGCGGTCGAGCGCCTGGCCGGCCAGGCGGGCATCACGCTGCGCTACGAGGAGGGCGGCTACAACCCCTCCCACCAGCGCGGTGAGCGGATCCGCCTGGTCGAGGCCCACAAGATCGCCGCCGACTGGTACGCGGAGCAGCTCGCCACCAGCCCGGAGGCCGACACCGGCCGCCAGTTCCTCGCCGAGCGCGGCTTCGACCAGGCCGCCGCCCAGCACTTCTCCGTCGGCTACAGCCCCCAGGGCTGGGACCACCTCACCCGCTTCCTGCGCGGCAAGGGCTTCACCGACAAGGAGCTGGTCCTCTCCGGCCTCTCCCAGGAGGGCCGCCGCGGCCCCATCGACCGCTTCCGCGGCCGTCTGATGTGGCCCATCCGCGACATCGGCGGCGACGTCGTCGGCTTCGGTGCCCGCAAGCTCTACGAGGCGGACAACGGCCCGAAGTACCTGAACACGCCCGACACGGCGATCTACCGGAAGTCCCAGGTCCTCTACGGCATCGACCTGGCGAAGAAGGACATCGCCAAGGCGTCCCGCGCGGTCGTCGTCGAGGGCTACACGGACGTCATGGCCTGCCACCTCGCCGGTGTGACGACCGCCATCGCCACCTGCGGCACCGCCTTCGGCGGCGACCACATCAAGATCCTCCGCCGGCTGCTCATGGACAACGGCTCGGCCCGCGTCATCTTCACCTTCGACGGCGACGCCGCCGGCCAGAAGGCCGCGCTGCGCGCCTTCGAGGACGACCAGAAGTTCGCCGCCGAGACGTACATCGCCATCGCCCCGGACGGCATGGACCCCTGCGACCTGCGCCTCGCCAAGGGCGACGAAGCCGTCGCCGACCTCGTCGAACCCCGCACCCCGCTCTTCGAGTTCGCGCTGCGCCAGATCGTGAGCCGCTACGACCTCGACACCCCGGCGGGCCGCGCGGCAGCGCTGGACGAGGCCGCCCCGATCGTCGCCCGCATCAAGAACAGCGGCGCCCAGCACGAGGTCGCCGTCCAGCTCGCCGGCATGCTCGGCATCCTCGACACCCAGTTCGTGGTCAAGCGCGTGGCCCAGCTGGCCCGCTGGGCCCGCGACCGCGGCGGCAAGGGCCCCGCCCCGGAGCGGCACCACCAGGGGCAGCAGTACGCCGGCCCGCCCCAGCCCGCCGGCCCCCGCGGCCCGGCCCTCAACCTCCGCAACCCGGTCTTCGCCACCGAGCGGGAACTCCTCAAACTCGCCCTCCAGCGCCCCGAGTTGGTCTCCCCGGCCTTCGACGCGTACGGCGTGGACGAGTTCACCGCCCCGCCCTACGCCGCCGTCCGCCAGGCCATCCATGACGCGGGCGGCGCCGAAGCGGGCGTCGCCGACCCCCAGGACTACCTGGTCCGGGTCCGCGAGGCCGCCCCGGACGACGCGGTCCGCGCGATGGTCACGGAGCTGGCCGTCGAGGCGATCATGCTGCACAAGGGTGTGAAGGGCGCCGACGAGGTCTACGCGGGCGCCCAGTTGGTGACCGTCCGCCGCCGGGCCGTCGAGCGCCGCATCCGCGACATCACGGGCCGGCTGACCCGCCTCGGCACCCACGGCGACCCGGCCGAGCTCGCCGCCGTGCAGAACGAACTGTGGGTCCTCCAGCAGTACGACCAGACCCTCCGGGAACACGGCGCCGCAGCGCTCTGACGTCACCGCGCGGTCACGGACCGGAAGCAAAAAGTCATCGCACGCCCCTCGTGGCGACGATGTGTCTTACCCCACACTGGGTTCCGGTGCCTGAGTCCTCGGAGCGCGGCCGATCCGTCACCGACGGGTTCCAGACCCCCGCGGTTCCGCTCATCGCGTACGGGACGGAAAGCGGCGAGGCCGACTCCGCCCCCGAAGTACCGCTGCCGTCCTCCTTGGCAGCGATCATCCTGGAGGTCGCCCCCGTGCAGACCCAGACCCTCACCCAGACCGACGCCGGTGCCGCGCCCGGCGCCGACGGCACCGCGCCGGACGCGGAGGCCGACGCCCTGCCCGCGGTCCCGGCGCAGAGCCGTGCGGCGCACCACCCGGAGTCGGAACCGGAGCCGGAGGAGCCGCCCGCCGAGGCGGTCGAGGAGGCCGAGCCCCCCGAGGCCGTCGTACCGACGCCGACCCGTACCGAGTCCGGCAGCCCCTCCTCGGACCTGTTCCGCCAGTACCTGCGGGAGATCGGCCGCATCCCCCTGCTGACCGCCGCCGAGGAGGTCGAACTCGCCCGGCGCGTCGAGGCCGGCCTGTTCGCGGAGGAGAAGCTGCGGCTCACCCCCGACCTGGACAGCCAGCTCGCGCTGGACCTGGACCGGCTGGTCGTCATGGGCCGCATGGCCAAGCGCCGCCTGATCGAGGCGAACCTGCGCCTGGTCGTCTCGGTCGCCAAACGCTACGTCGGCCGCGGGCTGACCATGCTCGACCTCGTCCAGGAGGGCAACCTCGGCCTGATCAGGGCGGTCGAGAAGTTCGACTACGCCCGCGGCTACAAGTTCTCCACGTACGCCACCTGGTGGATCCGCCAGGCCATGTCCCGCGCCCTGGCCGACCAGGCCCGCACGATACGGGTCCCGGTCCATGTCGTGGAGCTCATCAACCGGGTCGTCCGCGTCCAGCGCCGCATGCTCCAGGAGCGCGGCTACGAGCCGACGCCCGAGGAGGTCGCGGCCCACCTGGAGCTGCCGCCGGAGCGGGTCAGCGAGGTCCTGCGCCTCGCCCAGGAGCCGGTGTCGCTGCACGCGCCCGTGGGCGAGGAGGACGACGTCGCCCTCGGCGACCTGATCGAGGACGGCGACGCGGCCTCTCCGGTGGAGTCGGCGGCGTTCCTGCTGCTCAGGGAGCACCTGGAGGCGGTCCTGTCGACGCTGGGGGAGCGGGAGCGGAAGGTGGTCCAACTCCGCTACGGCCTGGCGGACGGCCGCCCGCGCACGCTGGAGGATATCGGCCGGATCTTCGGCGTGACGCGGGAACGGATACGGCAGATCGAGTCGAAGACGCTGAACAAGCTGCGGGACCACGCCTTCGCGGATCAGCTGAGGGGTTACCTGGACTGACGCGGCCCGCGCCCCTTCAGGGGCGCGGGGAACTGCGCGACCAGCCACGGCGGTGCCGCGCTCGACCGACGGCGGATTGCGGCACCTCCAGCGGGGCGTTCAGTCCACCTCGGCCACCGCCTGCGCGAACTGCGCCTTGTACAGCCGAGCGTAGGCACCGTCCCCGGCCAGCAGCTCCTCGTGCGTGCCCTGCTCCACGATCGACCCGTTCTCCATCACGAGGATCGTGTCGGCGTCCCGGATCGTCGACAACCGGTGCGCGATGACGAACGACGTGCGGCCGTGGGCGAGTTTCGCCATGGCCTTCTGGATCAGCACCTCCGTGCGCGTGTCGACCGAACTCGTCGCCTCGTCCAGCACCAGGATCACCGGGTCGGACAGGAACGCCCGGGCGATGGTGATCAGCTGCTTCTCTCCCGCGCTGACCCCCGTCCCCTCGTCGTCGATCACCGTGTCGTACCCGTCCGGCAGCGTCCGCACGAACCGGTCCGCGTGCGCGGCGCGGGCCGCCTCCTCGATCTCCCCGCGGGTCACCTCCCGGGACGCTCCGTACGCGATGTTCTCCGCGATCGTGCCGCCGAACAGCCAGGTGTCCTGGAGCACCATGCCGATCCCGGCCCGCAGTTCGTCCCGGGACATCCGCGCGATGTCGACGCCGTCGAGGGTGATGCGCCCACCGGTGACGTCGTAGAACCGCATCAGCAGGTTCACCAGGGTCGTCTTGCCGGCACCCGTGGGGCCGACGATGGCGACCGTGTGCCCCGGCTCGACCTTCAGCGACAGGTCCTCGATGAGCGGCTTGTCGGGGTCGTAGCGGAACGACACGTGCTCCAGCGCCACCTGCCCGCGCAGCTCCTCGGGCCGTACGCCCGGCACCGGATCGGCGCCCTGCTCCTCCGCGTCGAGCAGCTCGAAGACCCGCTCCGCCGAGGCGACACCCGACTGCACCAGGTTCGCCATGGACGCGACCTGCGTCAGCGGCATCGAGAACTGCCGCGAGTACTGGATGAAGGCCTGCACATCGCCGATCGACAGCGTGCCGGAGGCCACCCGCAGCCCGCCGACCACCGCGACCAGCACGTAGTTGAGGTTCGACACGAACATCATCAGCGGCTGCATGACCCCGCTGTTGAACTGCGCCTTGAACCCCGCCTCGTACAGCGCGTCGTTCTGCTCGGCGAACTGCTGCGCCGACTCCTCCTGCCGCCCGAACACCTTCACCAGGGCGTGCCCGGTGTACATCTCCTCGATGTGCGCGTTCAACTGCCCCGTGGAGCGCCACTGCTGCACGAAGTGCGGCTGCGACCGCTTGCCCACCCGTGTGGCCACGACGAACGACAGCGGCACGGTCACCAGCGCGACCAGCGCGAGGATCCAGGAGACGTAGAACATCATGGCGAGCACGCCGATGATGGTCAGCACCGAGTTGATGAGCTGCCCCATCGACTGCTGGAGCGTCTGCCCGATGTTGTCGATGTCGTTGGTCGCCCGGGACAGCACCTCACCGCGCTGGCGCTGGTCGAAGTACGACAGCGGCAGCCGCGACAGCTTCGTCTGGACGTCCTCACGCATCCGGAACATGGTCCGGTTCACGGCCCGGTTCACCAGCCGTGTCGCCACCGCCATCAGCAGTCCGGCCACCGTGAACACACCCAGCGCCAGCAGCAGCACATGGCCGACGGCCGTGAAGTCGATGCCCTCGCCCGGGGTGAAGTCGGTGCTGCGCAGCATGTCGGCGACGTCACCGTCCCCGCGCTGTCGCATCGAGTCGAGGACCTGCTCCTTGGTCGCCCCCTCCGGCATGCCGCGCCCGACGATGCCCGAGAAGACCAGGTCGGTCGCCTTGCCGAGGATCTTCGGCCCGACGACGTTCAGGCCGACGCTGAGCACCACGCACAGCAGCAGCACGTAGATGGTCACGCGCTCCGGCCGGAACTGCGCGACGAGCCGTTTGCCCGACCCCTTGAAGTCCAGCGAGCGAGAATCGGGGCCGCCCCCGGCCATCATCCGCCCCATCGGCCCCGCCATCAGGCAGCCTCCGCTTCCGTCAGCTGGGAGAGCACGATCTCCCGGTAGGTCTCGTTGTCCGCCATCAGCTCGTGGTGCCGGCCGGTGCCGACGACCCGGCCCTCGTCGAGGACGACGATCCGGTCGGCGTCCCGGATGGTCGCCACCCGCTGCGCGACGATCACCACGGTCGCCTCGGAGGTCTCCTGTGTGAGCGCGGCCCGCAGCGCGGCGTCCGTGGCGTAGTCGAGCGCGGAGAACGAGTCGTCGAAGAGGTAGATCTCGGGCCGCTGCACCAGCGTCCGGGCGATCGCGAGCCGTTGGCGCTGCCCCCCGGAGACGTTCGTCCCGCCCTGCGCGATCGGCGAGTCGAGACCGTTCTCCAGCCGCTCCACGAAGTCCTTGGCCTGCGCCACCTCCAGCGCGTGCCACAGCTCCTCGTCGGTGGCGTCCGGGTTGCCGTAGCGCAGGTTGGTCGCCACGGTCCCCGCGAACAGGTACGGCTTCTGCGGCACCATCCCGACGGTCTTCGCGAGCAGCTTCGGGTCGATCTCCGCCACCTCGACACCGTCGACGAGCACCTGTCCCTCGGTCACGTCGAACAGCCGAGGGACCAGCCCGAGCAGCGTGGACTTGCCGCTGCCGGTCGAGCCGATGACGGCGGTCGTCTCACCCGGCCTGGCCACCAGATCGACGGCCCGCAGCACCGGCTCCTCGGCACCCGGATAGCGGAAGCCCGCCCCACGGATCTCCAGATGCCCGTGCCGGCGCAGCTCCCGCACCGGCGCGGACGGCGGCACGACGCTGGAGGAGGTGTCCAGCACCTCCTGGATGCGCTCGGCGCACACCTCCGCGCGCGGCACCATCATGAACATGAAGGTGGCCATCATCACGGACATGACGATCTGCATCAGATAGGCCAGGAACGCCGTCAGGTCGCCGATCTGCATCCCGCCGCTGTCGATCCGGTGCGCACCGAACCACACCACGGCGATCGACGACAGGTTCACCACCGTCATGACGATCGGGAACATCAGCGCGAGCAGATTGCCGGTGCCCAGCGCGAAGTCGGTGAGATCGGTGTTGGCCTTCCGGAAGCGCTGCTGCTCGTACTCGTCCCGGACGAAGGCGCGGATCACGCGGTTGCCGGTGATCTGCTCGCGCAGCACCCGGTTCACCGAGTCCAGCCGCTCCTGCATCGACCGGAACAGCGGCCGCAGCCGCCGCACGATCAACGTCACGCAGATGCCCAGCACCGGTACGACGGCCACCAGCACCCCGGACAGCGGCACGTCGAGACCGAGCGCGAGCACGATGCCGCCCACGCACATGATCGGCGCCGACACCAGCAGCGTGAACGTCATCAGCGCCAGCATCTGCACCTGCTGGACGTCGTTCGTCGTCCGGGTGATCAGCGACGGCGCCCCGAAGTGACCGACCTCACGCGCGGAGAACGACTGCACCCGGTCGAACACGGACGCCCGCAGGTCCCGCCCCAGCGCCGACGCCGTACGGGCGCCGTAGTAGACGGCGCCGATGTTGCACACGACCTGGACCAGCGAGATGCCGATCATCAGGCCGCCGTAGCCCAGGATGTAGCCGGTGTCGCCGTTCACGACACCCTGGTCGATGATGTCCGCGTTCAGCGTGGGCAGGTAGAGCGTGGCGCAGGTCTGCAGGAACTGCAGCAGCACCAGGAGAGCGATGGGTCTCTTGTAGGGCCTGAGACAGGTCCGCAGAAGTCGTATGAGCACGCTGCTTCTCTCGGAGTGGACGACGGGGCGAGTGGTTGCCCCTGGCCCCTATCGTCGAACACTCCACCCGCGTTACCTCAACCGAATTACCCCAACGGACGGTCAAGCCCTCACAGGGCGCCCGGGTGCGTCTGCTCCCGCACCGCGACGAACTGCTGCCGCACCGCCTGCCCCACGGCCAGCTCGTCCCCGGGCTCCAGCACCTGCGCCACCGCGCCCTGCCAGGCCGGCGGATTGCGCACGTCGAGCGTGCCCTGCGACGCGCCGAGCGCCCAGGCCGCCTGGCGGGCGGCGCCGATCGCCGCGTAGTCCGCGGGCTGGGGCACCACGACCTGCGTCCCGAACAGCGCGGGCGCGGCGGCCTGCACGGCGGGCAGTTCGGCGGCCGGCCCGAGCAGGAACACCCGCCGCACCTCCACACCCCGGCCGCGCAGCACGTCCAGCGCGTCCGCGAGCCCGCACAGCATCCCCTCGAACGCCGCCCGCGCCAGATGCTCCGCCTTCATCGACTCGCGCCTGAGCCCGGCGAGCGTCCCGGCGGTGTGCGGCAGGTTCGGCGTCCGCTCACCCTCCAGATAGGGCAGCAGCACCAGCCCGTGCGACCCGGGCGTCGACTTCATCGCGAGATCGGACAGACTCTCCAGATCCGGCAGCCCCAGCAGCTCGGCGGCCCCGCGCAGTGTCCGTACGGCGTTGAGCGTGGTGACGACGGGCAGGTGCATGCCGGTCGCGTCCGCGAGCGCGGTGATCATCCCGGACCCGTCGACCAGAGCCTCGGGGTGCACGGCCATCACGGACCCGGACGCGCCCAGGGACACCACCGCGTCGCCGAGGCCGATGCCGAGACCGAACGCCGCCGCCATGGTCTCGCCGGTCCCCACGGAGATCAGCAGCCCCTCCGGCGTCGTACCGGCCGCGTCGGCCGGGCCGATCACCTCCGGCAGCATCACCTGGTGCCCGAGCGCCAGCTCGACGAGGTCGGGCCGGTAGCCGCCGCTCGCCGCCGACCAGTAGCCGGTGCCGGACGCCCCGCCCCGGTCGGTGGTTCTCCGTACCGGCCGGCCCAGCAGCTGCCACACCAGCCAGTCGTGCGCCTGGAGGAGGATCGCGGTGCGCTGGGCGTTCTCCGGCTCGGTCCGGGCCAGCCAGCGCAGCTTCGTGATCGGCTGCGCGGCCTGCGGCACACAGCCCACCGCCTGCGCCCACGCCTCACGCCCGCCGAGCGCGTCGACCAGATCGGCCGCGGCGACCTGCGTGCGCTTGTCGTTGCCGACCATCGCGGGCCGCACGGTGTTGCCCTGCGCGTCCAGCGGTACGACGGCGTTCTGCTGCGCCGAGACGCCGATCGCCTGCACGCCCTCCAGCAGCCCGCCGCCCGCGGCTTCGCCCAGGGAGAGCAGCCAGGCCTGCGGATCGACGTCCGACGGCCGGCCGCCGCCCTCGGGGCCTTCCACCGGATGCTGCGCATATCCCTGCCTGAGCACGGCTCCGGAGTCCGTGTCACAGACGACGATACGAGTGAAATCGGGTGAACTGTCCAACCCGGCGACTATCCCCATGGCCAAAATTCTGCCGTACCGCTGTGCCGGCTTGGGCCGTGGGCGCCGTCGGGGTTCTCGTCAGGGGCCGGCTGCGGGGCCGTCGTGGCTGGTCGCGCCCACGCGGCGGAGCCGTACATCGATGCAGCCCCGCGCCCCTTTCTCAGGGGCCCGGGGCCGCTCGGCATCAGAAGGTCAGGTATTGCTCGTGCCCCAGTCGTCCTCGCCGCCGTTGTGGGTGGCTCGGTCGCGGAGGTGGCGGACGCGTTCCGCCACCGAGTCGGGGACACGGTCGCCGACCTTGTCGCTCACCACGTGGTACGCCTTGCCGGCGAACTCACGGCCCTGGTGGGCCGCCGTCTCGGCGGTGTTGCGGACGGCGGGGTTCTGAGCGAACTGCCGGGCTGACTTCTTGAGCTGCTCGTAGCGCTCGCGTCCGGCCCTCGTGCCCAGCACGTAACCCAGGACGACTCCGGCGACGAACGTGAGCCGGTAACGCATGGCGGCCACCCTTTCCTTGCGTAGGTCTCCGGTGCGGCGTCGGTGCCGGGGAGTACCGATTGGCGGAGCACCCCCCTGCTTGCGCTAATGTATGTGTCGCAGCGAACGCGCGCCCCCTGGCGGATACCCAGGTAGGTACGTTCGATGCAATACGAGACCTTCCTCGGTAGCTCAATTGGCAGAGCAGCCGGCTGTTAACCGGCAGGTTACTGGTTCGAGTCCAGTCCGGGGAGCTCGGTCCTCCGTAGCTCAATTGGCAGAGCAGCCGGCTGTTAACCGGCAGGTTACTGGTTCGAGTCCAGTCGGGGGAGCAGGATGAACGAGGACCCCTCTCAGGGGTCCTTTTTCATGTCCGAACCGCTGTCCCGGGAACCGCGCGGCACCCGGCGCAGTCCTCAAGGTCACGTAGGCCGTGCGAAGCCGCCCAGCCGAAGCAGGAGATCGTATGAGCGGCTATGCTGCGGCAGACGGCGCGCACACATGTACGCGACACGCCGCTATGGGGCGGTAGCTCAGCCGGTTAGAGCAGCGGACTCATAATCCGTCGGCCGTGGGTTCGAGTCCCACCCGCCCCACCTGTGCAGGTCTGTGACCTGCGGAAACGTCTCAGTGGGCGTGCGGGTTCGGGACTTTGGGCGAACGGACTGAATCCGCCGCTCGTGAGTTCAACCGCGTTGTCATCATGGTTGGTTGCCGCAGCAGCCGCGCAGGCGTATCAGCCCGCTGCCGGGGCACGCCGCCGTAGGTGGGCTGGGTGAGCGGTCTCCGGTCGCCCTGGGTGTGGTGCGGGCCGACAGCCAGGAGCGTGCACGGCGCGTGTGGTCGGCGACATGGGGCGCCCGGTGCACCGATCTGCTCGTTCTGCGTGACGGCCGGTGATCCGAGCTCTCCCGGCAGGGGCGCCGATCCATGGACGAACCGTCCGCTCCCCGCTCCTGCACTCCGCATGACGCGCATCCTCCGCTGCGACGAAGCCTTGCGTCTGACTCCTCAGTTCGGTAGTCGACGTGGTGGCCCTCCGGACACGGCGCGACGCACTCGCCGAGGACGGTGACGTGGCCGGGGTCCTGGGGTCGGGCCATGGTGGCTGTCTGCCTCTCTCGGAAGAGCGCGGGTGACGAGGGGCACCGGGCCCGTGGCCTGATGCAGCCCATGCGCAGGTATTGACATGCCGCTCAAGGCGGACGTAACTTCCCTGCCACACGGAAGTAACGCGCGTTATTAAAGCGCGAAACCGGAGGCGGTGTCTCGGCCCCCGGTCGGGCGAAAGGGACTGGAAGTGGCCACGAACAAGTCGCAGCGCGTCACCATGAGCGATGTGGCGCGCCATGCGGGCGTCTCGCGGACCACGGTCTCCTTCGTCCTCAACGACAAGCCCGGTGCCGCCATCCCCGACGAGACCCGTCGGCGGATCCTGGACGCGATAGACGAGCTCGGCTACCGGCCCAACGCCGGGGCGCGGGCACTGGCCGCGAACCGCAGCGGGTGGTTCGGACTGATCACCGAGATCGTGACCGGCCCTTTCGCGGCCGAGGTGATCACGGGCGCGCAGAGCCGCGCCTGGGGTGACCGGAGGTTCCTGCTGATCGCCGCGAGCGAGGGCGACCCCGCCCAGGAGGCCGCCGCGCTCGACCAGATGCTGGAGCACCGCGTGGAGGGGCTCCTGTACGCCACGACCTGGCATCGGGCCGTCACGCTCCCCAAAGCCGTCCGCGAGGTGCCGACCGTGCTCGTCAACTGCTATGACGCGGAAGGGGAGCTGCCGTGCATCCTGCCCGACGAGGAGTCGGGGGGACACCGGGCGACCCGACGGCTCCTCGACGCCGGTCACACCCGTATCGGGTTCATCAACCTCGACCCGGCGATCCCGGCCGCCATCGGCCGGCGCGAGGGGTACGAACGTGCCCTGCGCGAAGCCGGGATCACCCCCGACCCCTCCCTCGTCATCCCCGGCTGGGCCACCGCCGACGGCGCCTACACCGCCGCCTGTGAGCTGCTGGACCGTCCGGCCGCAGTCCGGCCGACCGCGCTGTTCTGCGGAAACGACCGGATGGCGATGGGT
Protein-coding regions in this window:
- the dnaG gene encoding DNA primase, translating into MAGRINDEDVKAVRDAVPIDAVVSEYLQLRNAGGGNLKGLCPFHDEKSPSFQVSPSKGFFHCFGCQEGGDTITFVMKIDHLTFSEAVERLAGQAGITLRYEEGGYNPSHQRGERIRLVEAHKIAADWYAEQLATSPEADTGRQFLAERGFDQAAAQHFSVGYSPQGWDHLTRFLRGKGFTDKELVLSGLSQEGRRGPIDRFRGRLMWPIRDIGGDVVGFGARKLYEADNGPKYLNTPDTAIYRKSQVLYGIDLAKKDIAKASRAVVVEGYTDVMACHLAGVTTAIATCGTAFGGDHIKILRRLLMDNGSARVIFTFDGDAAGQKAALRAFEDDQKFAAETYIAIAPDGMDPCDLRLAKGDEAVADLVEPRTPLFEFALRQIVSRYDLDTPAGRAAALDEAAPIVARIKNSGAQHEVAVQLAGMLGILDTQFVVKRVAQLARWARDRGGKGPAPERHHQGQQYAGPPQPAGPRGPALNLRNPVFATERELLKLALQRPELVSPAFDAYGVDEFTAPPYAAVRQAIHDAGGAEAGVADPQDYLVRVREAAPDDAVRAMVTELAVEAIMLHKGVKGADEVYAGAQLVTVRRRAVERRIRDITGRLTRLGTHGDPAELAAVQNELWVLQQYDQTLREHGAAAL
- a CDS encoding ABC transporter ATP-binding protein, which translates into the protein MLIRLLRTCLRPYKRPIALLVLLQFLQTCATLYLPTLNADIIDQGVVNGDTGYILGYGGLMIGISLVQVVCNIGAVYYGARTASALGRDLRASVFDRVQSFSAREVGHFGAPSLITRTTNDVQQVQMLALMTFTLLVSAPIMCVGGIVLALGLDVPLSGVLVAVVPVLGICVTLIVRRLRPLFRSMQERLDSVNRVLREQITGNRVIRAFVRDEYEQQRFRKANTDLTDFALGTGNLLALMFPIVMTVVNLSSIAVVWFGAHRIDSGGMQIGDLTAFLAYLMQIVMSVMMATFMFMMVPRAEVCAERIQEVLDTSSSVVPPSAPVRELRRHGHLEIRGAGFRYPGAEEPVLRAVDLVARPGETTAVIGSTGSGKSTLLGLVPRLFDVTEGQVLVDGVEVAEIDPKLLAKTVGMVPQKPYLFAGTVATNLRYGNPDATDEELWHALEVAQAKDFVERLENGLDSPIAQGGTNVSGGQRQRLAIARTLVQRPEIYLFDDSFSALDYATDAALRAALTQETSEATVVIVAQRVATIRDADRIVVLDEGRVVGTGRHHELMADNETYREIVLSQLTEAEAA
- a CDS encoding xylulokinase is translated as MGIVAGLDSSPDFTRIVVCDTDSGAVLRQGYAQHPVEGPEGGGRPSDVDPQAWLLSLGEAAGGGLLEGVQAIGVSAQQNAVVPLDAQGNTVRPAMVGNDKRTQVAAADLVDALGGREAWAQAVGCVPQAAQPITKLRWLARTEPENAQRTAILLQAHDWLVWQLLGRPVRRTTDRGGASGTGYWSAASGGYRPDLVELALGHQVMLPEVIGPADAAGTTPEGLLISVGTGETMAAAFGLGIGLGDAVVSLGASGSVMAVHPEALVDGSGMITALADATGMHLPVVTTLNAVRTLRGAAELLGLPDLESLSDLAMKSTPGSHGLVLLPYLEGERTPNLPHTAGTLAGLRRESMKAEHLARAAFEGMLCGLADALDVLRGRGVEVRRVFLLGPAAELPAVQAAAPALFGTQVVVPQPADYAAIGAARQAAWALGASQGTLDVRNPPAWQGAVAQVLEPGDELAVGQAVRQQFVAVREQTHPGAL
- a CDS encoding YtxH domain-containing protein, whose translation is MRYRLTFVAGVVLGYVLGTRAGRERYEQLKKSARQFAQNPAVRNTAETAAHQGREFAGKAYHVVSDKVGDRVPDSVAERVRHLRDRATHNGGEDDWGTSNT
- a CDS encoding ABC transporter ATP-binding protein produces the protein MAGPMGRMMAGGGPDSRSLDFKGSGKRLVAQFRPERVTIYVLLLCVVLSVGLNVVGPKILGKATDLVFSGIVGRGMPEGATKEQVLDSMRQRGDGDVADMLRSTDFTPGEGIDFTAVGHVLLLALGVFTVAGLLMAVATRLVNRAVNRTMFRMREDVQTKLSRLPLSYFDQRQRGEVLSRATNDIDNIGQTLQQSMGQLINSVLTIIGVLAMMFYVSWILALVALVTVPLSFVVATRVGKRSQPHFVQQWRSTGQLNAHIEEMYTGHALVKVFGRQEESAQQFAEQNDALYEAGFKAQFNSGVMQPLMMFVSNLNYVLVAVVGGLRVASGTLSIGDVQAFIQYSRQFSMPLTQVASMANLVQSGVASAERVFELLDAEEQGADPVPGVRPEELRGQVALEHVSFRYDPDKPLIEDLSLKVEPGHTVAIVGPTGAGKTTLVNLLMRFYDVTGGRITLDGVDIARMSRDELRAGIGMVLQDTWLFGGTIAENIAYGASREVTRGEIEEAARAAHADRFVRTLPDGYDTVIDDEGTGVSAGEKQLITIARAFLSDPVILVLDEATSSVDTRTEVLIQKAMAKLAHGRTSFVIAHRLSTIRDADTILVMENGSIVEQGTHEELLAGDGAYARLYKAQFAQAVAEVD
- a CDS encoding RNA polymerase sigma factor, which encodes MPESSERGRSVTDGFQTPAVPLIAYGTESGEADSAPEVPLPSSLAAIILEVAPVQTQTLTQTDAGAAPGADGTAPDAEADALPAVPAQSRAAHHPESEPEPEEPPAEAVEEAEPPEAVVPTPTRTESGSPSSDLFRQYLREIGRIPLLTAAEEVELARRVEAGLFAEEKLRLTPDLDSQLALDLDRLVVMGRMAKRRLIEANLRLVVSVAKRYVGRGLTMLDLVQEGNLGLIRAVEKFDYARGYKFSTYATWWIRQAMSRALADQARTIRVPVHVVELINRVVRVQRRMLQERGYEPTPEEVAAHLELPPERVSEVLRLAQEPVSLHAPVGEEDDVALGDLIEDGDAASPVESAAFLLLREHLEAVLSTLGERERKVVQLRYGLADGRPRTLEDIGRIFGVTRERIRQIESKTLNKLRDHAFADQLRGYLD
- a CDS encoding LacI family DNA-binding transcriptional regulator gives rise to the protein MATNKSQRVTMSDVARHAGVSRTTVSFVLNDKPGAAIPDETRRRILDAIDELGYRPNAGARALAANRSGWFGLITEIVTGPFAAEVITGAQSRAWGDRRFLLIAASEGDPAQEAAALDQMLEHRVEGLLYATTWHRAVTLPKAVREVPTVLVNCYDAEGELPCILPDEESGGHRATRRLLDAGHTRIGFINLDPAIPAAIGRREGYERALREAGITPDPSLVIPGWATADGAYTAACELLDRPAAVRPTALFCGNDRMAMGAYDAIKERGLRIPHDVAVVGFDNQELIAAYLRPKLTTLALPFEAMGTKGVDMLAALAAGQSLDTHRVTVDCPLLERSSV